One stretch of Oncorhynchus clarkii lewisi isolate Uvic-CL-2024 chromosome 1, UVic_Ocla_1.0, whole genome shotgun sequence DNA includes these proteins:
- the LOC139417927 gene encoding protein Wnt-8b-like isoform X1: protein MTGPKVYLIYSSSVAAGAQSGIEECKYQFAWDRWNCPERALQLSTHRSLRSANRETAFVHAISSAGVMYTLMRNCSLGDFDNCGCDDTRNGQRGGTGWQWGGCSDNVGFGEAISKQFVDTLETGQDARAAMNLHNNEAGRKAVKGTMQKTCKCHGVSGSCTTQTCWLQLPDFREVGNYLKEKYHRALKVDLLRGAGNSAASRGAISETFSSISRKELVHLEDSPDYCLENRTLELPGTEGRECLKKGKSLNKWEKRSCKRLCGECGLAVEERKAELVSSCNCKFHWCCAVKCEQCRKTVTKYFCVKNGGQRGKNVSAGSRRKNLRLRKKH, encoded by the exons ATGACTGGACCTAAG GTGTACCTGATTTACTCCAGCAGTGTAGCAGCCGGGGCTCAGAGCGGCATCGAGGAGTGTAAGTATCAGTTTGCCTGGGACCGATGGAACTGCCCTGAGAGAGCCCTGCAGCTGTCCACACACAGAAGCCTCCGCAGCG CGAACAGGGAGACAGCGTTTGTCCATGCCATCAGTTCAGCAGGGGTCATGTACACTCTGATGAGGAACTGCAGTCTGGGGGACTTTGACAACTGTGGCTGTGATGACACCAGGAACGGACAGCGGG GGGGTACAGGCTGGCAGTGGGGCGGCTGCAGTGACAACGTGGGGTTCGGTGAGGCCATCTCCAAGCAGTTTGTTGACACGCTGGAGACAGGCCAGGACGCACGGGCCGCCATGAACCTCCACAACAACGAGGCTGGACGCAAG gcAGTGAAAGGGACTATGCAGAAGACGTGTAAGTGCCATGGCGTCTCTGGGTCCTGCACCACACAGACCTGCTGGTTACAGCTCCCAGATTTCAGGGAGGTGGGAAACTATCTGAAGGAGAAGTACCACCGAGCACTGAAG GTGGACCTGCTCCGGGGGGCTGGGAACAGTGCAGCCAGTCGAGGGGCCATTTCCGAGACCTTCAGCTCCATCTCTCGTAAAGAACTGGTCCACCTAGAGGACTCCCCAGACTACTGCCTGGAGAACCGTACCCTGGAACTGCCCGGCACAGAGGGCAGAGAGTGCCTGAAGAAGGGCAAGAGCCTAAATAAGTGGGAGAAGCGTAGCTGCAAGAGGCTGTGCGGGGAGTGTGGTTTAGccgtggaggagaggaaggcggAGTTGGTGTCGAGTTGCAATTGCAAGTTCCACTGGTGCTGCGCGGTAAAGTGCGAGCAGTGCCGCAAGACAGTGACCAAGTACTTCTGCGTGAAGAATGGGGGGCAGAGGGGGAAGAACGTGAGCGCCGGCAGCCGTAGGAAGAACCTGAGGCTGAGGAAGAAGCACTGA
- the LOC139417927 gene encoding protein Wnt-8b-like isoform X2, producing the protein MCMPSLSSLVSSGRMFMHLEVFYCILMLMSHMTTSCCSWSVNNFLMTGPKVYLIYSSSVAAGAQSGIEECKYQFAWDRWNCPERALQLSTHRSLRSANRETAFVHAISSAGVMYTLMRNCSLGDFDNCGCDDTRNGQRGGTGWQWGGCSDNVGFGEAISKQFVDTLETGQDARAAMNLHNNEAGRKAVKGTMQKTCKCHGVSGSCTTQTCWLQLPDFREVGNYLKEKYHRALKVDLLRGAGNSAASRGAISETFSSISRKELVHLEDSPDYCLENRTLELPGTEGRECLKKGKSLNKWEKRSCKRLCGECGLAVEERKAELVSSCNCKFHWCCAVKCEQCRKTVTKYFCVKNGGQRGKNVSAGSRRKNLRLRKKH; encoded by the exons ATGTGCATGCCATCTCTATCCTCTCTCGTCTCTTCTGGCAGGATGTTCATGCATTTGGAGGTCTTTTACTGTATCTTAATGTTGATGTCTCACATGACAACGTCTTGCTGCAGCTG GTCAGTGAATAATTTCCTTATGACTGGACCTAAG GTGTACCTGATTTACTCCAGCAGTGTAGCAGCCGGGGCTCAGAGCGGCATCGAGGAGTGTAAGTATCAGTTTGCCTGGGACCGATGGAACTGCCCTGAGAGAGCCCTGCAGCTGTCCACACACAGAAGCCTCCGCAGCG CGAACAGGGAGACAGCGTTTGTCCATGCCATCAGTTCAGCAGGGGTCATGTACACTCTGATGAGGAACTGCAGTCTGGGGGACTTTGACAACTGTGGCTGTGATGACACCAGGAACGGACAGCGGG GGGGTACAGGCTGGCAGTGGGGCGGCTGCAGTGACAACGTGGGGTTCGGTGAGGCCATCTCCAAGCAGTTTGTTGACACGCTGGAGACAGGCCAGGACGCACGGGCCGCCATGAACCTCCACAACAACGAGGCTGGACGCAAG gcAGTGAAAGGGACTATGCAGAAGACGTGTAAGTGCCATGGCGTCTCTGGGTCCTGCACCACACAGACCTGCTGGTTACAGCTCCCAGATTTCAGGGAGGTGGGAAACTATCTGAAGGAGAAGTACCACCGAGCACTGAAG GTGGACCTGCTCCGGGGGGCTGGGAACAGTGCAGCCAGTCGAGGGGCCATTTCCGAGACCTTCAGCTCCATCTCTCGTAAAGAACTGGTCCACCTAGAGGACTCCCCAGACTACTGCCTGGAGAACCGTACCCTGGAACTGCCCGGCACAGAGGGCAGAGAGTGCCTGAAGAAGGGCAAGAGCCTAAATAAGTGGGAGAAGCGTAGCTGCAAGAGGCTGTGCGGGGAGTGTGGTTTAGccgtggaggagaggaaggcggAGTTGGTGTCGAGTTGCAATTGCAAGTTCCACTGGTGCTGCGCGGTAAAGTGCGAGCAGTGCCGCAAGACAGTGACCAAGTACTTCTGCGTGAAGAATGGGGGGCAGAGGGGGAAGAACGTGAGCGCCGGCAGCCGTAGGAAGAACCTGAGGCTGAGGAAGAAGCACTGA